One window from the genome of Oncorhynchus gorbuscha isolate QuinsamMale2020 ecotype Even-year linkage group LG14, OgorEven_v1.0, whole genome shotgun sequence encodes:
- the ctsbb gene encoding cathepsin Bb, with amino-acid sequence MCRLALLCLLSALSVSWAKPRLPLLSPEMVQYINNADTTWMAGQNFHNVDISYVKSLCGTLLKGPRLPELVQSDEDMSLPDSFDARLQWPNCPTIKEIRDQGSCGSCWAFGAAEAISDRYCIHSNGKVSVEISAEDLLSCCNACGMGCMGGFPSAAWDYWAESGLVTGGLYGSSIGCRPYSIAPCEHHVNGTRPPCTGEGDTPKCVSECNAGYTPSYKKDKRFGKQTYSVPPKEQQIMTELYKNGPVEAAFSVYEDFLLYKTGVYQHVTGQMLGGHAIKILGWGKENNTPYWLVANSWNTDWGDNGFFKILRGKDECGIESEIVAGIPRL; translated from the exons ATGTGTCGTCTGGCCCTCCTGTGTCTTCTCTCGGCCCTGTCTGTTAGCTGGGCTAAGCCCCgcctccctctactgtctcctgagATGGTTCAGTACATCAACAACGCAGACACCACATGGATG GCTGGCCAGAACTtccacaatgttgacatcagttATGTGAAGAGTTTGTGTGGAACCCTGCTGAAGGGACCCAGGCTGCCagagct GGTGCAGTCTGATGAGGACATGAGTCTGCCAGACAGCTTTGACGCACGGCTGCAGTGGCCCAACTGTCCCACCATCAAAGAGATCAGAGACCAGGGATCCTGTGGCTCCTGCTGG GCCTTTGGGGCAGCTGAGGCCATCTCCGACAGGTATTGTATCCATAGCAATGGCAAGGTCTCCGTGGAGATCTCAGCTGAGGACCTGTTGTCATGCTGTAATGCCTGTGGCatggg gtgtatgggGGGCTTCCCATCAGCTGCCTGGGACTACTGGGCTGAGTCTGGGCTGGTTACAGGGGGGCTCTACGGATCCAGTATAG GCTGTAGACCTTACAGCATCGCTCCGTGTGAGCATCACGTGAACGGAACACGCCCCCCCTGCACAGGTGAGGGTGACACGCCTAAGTGTGTGTCCGAGTGCAACGCTGGATACACCCCCTCCTACAAGAAGGACAAACGCTTCG GAAAGCAGACGTACAGCGTTCCCCCGAAGGAACAGCAGATCATGACTGAGCTCTATAAGAATGGCCCAGTGGAGGCAGCCTTCTCTGTCTATGAGGACTTCCTCCTTTACAAGACCG GTGTGTACCAGCATGTGACTGGACAGATGCTGGGGGGTCATGCCATCAAGATCCTGGGCTGGGGAAAGGAGAATAACACCCCCTACTGGCTGGTTGCCAACTCCTGGAACACAGACTGGGGTGACAATG GGTTCTTCAAGATCCTGCGGGGAAAGGATGAGTGTGGCATTGAATCCGAGATAGTGGCGGGGATACCGCGGCTTTAG